One stretch of Streptomyces sp. MMBL 11-1 DNA includes these proteins:
- a CDS encoding TetR/AcrR family transcriptional regulator, with amino-acid sequence MAESWTVQRTGPGDAARTQAREQLLEAARELYGINGYRATAEHDVCAAAGVPVEVLRQEYGSREGLLIALHNRVTTTGLRAAERALQADGIEKRSIAERVRLLFDAYVEAVTSDPREARVTFVEVLGVSAVVDEHCKLWRALWTEFLTGEAERAVERGEAEDRDHRVDVMVMVGTVHELMAHHTRRSRRARPEEVSGELTELALSMLGSRRSG; translated from the coding sequence GTGGCTGAGAGCTGGACGGTTCAGCGGACCGGGCCCGGGGATGCCGCGCGCACGCAGGCGCGGGAACAACTTCTGGAAGCTGCCAGAGAGTTGTACGGCATCAACGGGTACCGGGCCACCGCCGAGCATGACGTGTGCGCGGCGGCCGGCGTGCCGGTGGAGGTGCTGCGTCAGGAGTACGGCTCCCGGGAGGGACTGCTCATCGCCCTCCACAACCGGGTCACGACGACCGGACTGCGGGCGGCGGAGCGCGCCCTGCAGGCCGATGGCATCGAGAAGCGCTCGATCGCGGAGCGGGTCAGACTGCTCTTCGACGCGTACGTGGAGGCCGTCACCAGCGACCCGCGCGAGGCCAGGGTGACGTTCGTCGAGGTGCTGGGTGTGAGCGCCGTGGTGGACGAGCACTGCAAGCTCTGGCGGGCCCTCTGGACGGAGTTCCTGACCGGGGAGGCCGAACGGGCGGTGGAGCGCGGCGAGGCGGAGGACCGGGACCACCGGGTCGACGTGATGGTGATGGTCGGCACGGTCCACGAACTGATGGCCCACCACACCCGCCGCAGCCGCCGGGCCCGCCCGGAGGAGGTCTCGGGGGAACTGACGGAGCTGGCGCTGTCGATGCTGGGGTCGCGGCGGAGCGGGTGA